The following coding sequences are from one Pyxidicoccus xibeiensis window:
- a CDS encoding IPT/TIG domain-containing protein — MQENTWKRQAAEHCRSKPNQIKQGTLMIVIACLISSISYAETSQLIVTNVDVDYTSGELFIYGRNFNGTAPTVKLADVQLPAEQSDSTLIIASAPPAFLRTPGSYLLSVSMGTDLSQNDSFAITLGAAGPRGPQGPAGPQGPAGAQGPQGLKGDTGPAGLQGETGQTGPQGLKGDTGAVGPQGEPGPVGPQGMQGERGPVGPQGPKGDTGPQGLQGERGPVGPQGIQGLTGATGATGATGATGPRGLTGATGPQGPKGDISGGPPCASKHVACAGLVPALAGGQAWGASGNNNGHVIVQCWQGTLRTLYAYCPQP; from the coding sequence ATGCAAGAAAATACCTGGAAGCGGCAAGCGGCGGAGCATTGCCGTTCCAAGCCAAATCAGATCAAGCAGGGCACGCTCATGATTGTCATTGCCTGCCTGATCTCATCAATTTCATACGCCGAGACATCCCAGCTCATCGTCACGAACGTCGACGTGGATTACACGAGTGGGGAGTTGTTCATCTACGGTCGTAACTTCAACGGCACAGCTCCCACGGTGAAGCTCGCGGACGTCCAACTCCCCGCAGAGCAGAGCGACAGCACGTTGATCATCGCCTCGGCGCCCCCGGCGTTTCTGCGCACTCCCGGTTCCTACCTGCTGTCAGTGTCGATGGGCACTGACCTCTCGCAGAACGACTCTTTTGCAATCACGTTGGGCGCGGCGGGACCTCGGGGGCCGCAAGGGCCTGCGGGACCTCAGGGGCCCGCGGGAGCGCAAGGCCCGCAGGGGCTCAAGGGAGACACAGGCCCGGCGGGGCTGCAGGGTGAAACGGGGCAGACGGGCCCGCAGGGCCTGAAGGGTGACACGGGCGCTGTCGGCCCCCAGGGGGAGCCCGGCCCGGTGGGGCCTCAGGGGATGCAAGGTGAACGCGGACCTGTCGGTCCCCAGGGCCCCAAGGGTGACACTGGGCCGCAGGGGCTGCAGGGTGAACGCGGACCTGTCGGTCCCCAGGGCATTCAGGGCCTCACGGGGGCCACTGGCGCAACGGGAGCCACTGGCGCAACGGGGCCGAGGGGATTAACAGGTGCAACCGGTCCTCAGGGCCCCAAGGGCGATATCAGTGGCGGCCCGCCGTGTGCCTCGAAGCATGTCGCCTGCGCTGGTTTGGTGCCAGCACTGGCGGGTGGCCAGGCCTGGGGCGCCAGCGGAAACAACAACGGGCACGTCATTGTCCAGTGCTGGCAGGGAACACTCAGGACCCTCTATGCCTACTGCCCGCAGCCCTGA
- a CDS encoding NACHT domain-containing protein: MDGQKQDPENVPSPVATGGGGERFEQRLGAFALALLLTRSTPPVLVDSAVTEVHFQTRQLRWCTDDVLIVAELRPGVTRKLAIQAKRSFTISESDDECVQTISGMWDDFIAAERFDPARDRLAIATLHGTATLLKDFASLLDCARAATSGGDFRRRLGLPGYLSKKAKAQNEALLHILRCHIGDQLDADRYWDFLRVLTVLSFDLGTPTSQTDAMVLALLAHVAAQGSDPRATASATWARLLDVASEGRQSATSYRRDSLPKELRDSHQAVPTSDERARQDLIAHGRMVRTSIRTQIARGYTIDRAALSDALLRALEEPRVAVVSGAAGSGKSAVARMLLDRVEAARPVLAFQAVEFATAHINETLSKTRTALNAMSLMSLLAAHDRTTILIDGVERLLEHSVRDALTHLLQLVKETPSLRLVMTCRDYSVDTVRSALLEPIGLTHTVVEVEPLSDEELDAVAHQVTALAPPLNDSRMRAFLRTPYLLDMASRLEWGSTSLPESVRTFRERCWRELVRDEAHRANGMPDRREEMFISIARLRATELKPYVRPEIQDPQVISALLEASLLDQSPESDKLYAPAHDVLEDWALLQWLDDVASAAEDLPVALAAAVGGLPAMRRGLRRWLAERLDVDPVGGRDLVLEVSRRTDVPQHFRDDCIVAVLLSGVATAFIEGCRQRVVSGDAALLRQVIHLLRVACKTVPSWLPRGGLPSALLVPTGPAWPLVLELVAQHMPTELSEDALLALGLAEDWARQLRQLAIGSPVPDGADATGQIVSALVPLFGFSWKDDARERALKVLLAIPTHAPAFDNLVRRALAGDRDDRTAQEFGDLALSTLSSVHVGRDYPDFVITLLRARLMLTDADRKQYGYSQFALGVDECFGMHEHDRNEFFPASALQGPFGALFTHHPRKALDFLLELSNHAAEWYGERKWPGHNLEEAERITIDVPGYGQVEQWFLGRLYALYRGMTVGPYPLQSALMALEEWLLTIATFENVDLESWLLHILTRGNSALTTAVVASVCVAHPMRAGRAALALLSNRDLFEYDRSRMAAEGANSIEFLAGLNPEHTIYEAERRAANMRPHRCEDLEALALRLQLTKWREDVWAIIDRHRAKLADQSPEEAKLWRLALHRMDMRGFRTVKTPNATGGAKANEPAEIVDPSAQEDTGEPASAREGTDARVSFSENPVGPEASESTERAKEQRVFLVPGELESDLEEVVQGSLKRLTGGNRHVKLRMAAKKAWENRRGSKAAEWRPLLAEARAIAEDNEDIGAYARGAPSIVAAACIRDRLDELEPDERAWCIAQVTQELSRATNERDEIPSRLRLSDAVRVSAAVVPLLVAKVPTQLPINATDLLVQVLTDPAREVLDHAYMGASVFLGPEHIDLAWRCAAAAAREATVLEEVAAVAREHHRLFKPAPEVDGRLLVAAAVRRAVTGSVAEAKTALLTLRFDTWQGRAAAIRMWAVILARSESEEARAFVARAAAWLAETWSDDRSALRRRNRDFHVERDLSRLIARFALKLTDDATVVVCSPLIALAAAEGREVATFLEHLIYAADGGAGDSFWAVWQAIADRAASAKWATRLGRGRLHEEPLINRLFLRVEWTEGTSHWARLDSNAHRVHALANRLPAAGVVAEAYLSFLYDIGRQELPGAFKVVHTMFRRAENTKAIFSAGVTYILETLLGLFVYGQPLRLKRDAALREAVLALLDLMVVAGSSAAYRMRDDFVTPLREGSA, encoded by the coding sequence GTGGATGGACAGAAACAGGATCCCGAGAACGTTCCTAGCCCCGTCGCGACTGGCGGCGGCGGCGAGCGATTCGAGCAGCGCTTGGGCGCGTTCGCGCTCGCGCTGCTCCTTACACGCTCTACGCCTCCAGTACTTGTCGACTCGGCAGTGACCGAGGTCCACTTTCAAACCAGACAGCTCAGATGGTGCACTGATGACGTACTTATCGTCGCGGAACTCCGACCGGGCGTGACACGGAAACTCGCCATTCAGGCGAAGCGCTCTTTCACGATCTCGGAGAGTGACGACGAGTGCGTGCAGACCATTAGCGGGATGTGGGACGACTTCATCGCCGCAGAGCGGTTTGACCCGGCTCGGGACCGGTTGGCCATCGCGACCCTCCACGGTACAGCTACGCTGCTCAAGGACTTTGCGTCGCTCTTGGATTGCGCACGCGCCGCGACCAGTGGCGGCGACTTTCGCCGCCGCTTGGGCCTCCCGGGCTACCTGTCGAAGAAGGCCAAGGCTCAGAATGAAGCGCTTCTGCATATCCTGCGCTGCCACATCGGAGACCAGTTAGACGCGGACCGCTACTGGGATTTCCTCCGAGTGCTGACGGTACTGAGCTTCGACCTCGGCACTCCGACCTCGCAGACAGACGCAATGGTACTGGCGCTTTTGGCGCACGTCGCAGCGCAGGGAAGCGACCCCAGGGCTACGGCAAGCGCGACTTGGGCGAGGCTGCTCGATGTTGCCAGCGAAGGTAGACAGTCCGCAACGTCGTATCGTAGGGACAGCTTGCCCAAGGAACTTAGGGACAGTCACCAAGCCGTACCCACGTCGGACGAGCGAGCACGTCAGGACCTGATCGCCCATGGCCGCATGGTACGCACCAGCATTCGCACACAGATCGCGCGTGGGTACACAATTGACCGTGCCGCTCTGTCTGACGCACTACTGCGCGCGCTGGAAGAGCCGCGCGTGGCGGTGGTGTCAGGGGCGGCCGGCTCGGGCAAATCCGCAGTCGCGAGGATGCTCCTCGACCGCGTCGAGGCTGCGCGCCCCGTGTTGGCGTTCCAAGCTGTGGAGTTCGCGACGGCGCACATCAATGAAACCCTGAGTAAGACTCGGACGGCGCTCAACGCGATGTCGCTAATGAGTCTTCTGGCGGCACATGATCGAACCACCATTCTGATAGACGGCGTAGAGCGCTTGCTCGAGCACTCGGTTCGGGACGCGCTCACCCACCTGTTGCAATTGGTGAAGGAGACCCCTTCGCTGCGGCTGGTGATGACCTGCCGGGACTACTCGGTGGATACGGTCAGGAGTGCGCTGCTGGAGCCAATCGGGTTGACGCACACGGTGGTGGAAGTAGAGCCCCTCTCCGACGAGGAACTCGACGCGGTAGCGCATCAGGTCACCGCGCTCGCGCCGCCGCTGAATGACTCGCGTATGCGTGCGTTCCTTCGCACGCCGTACCTCTTGGATATGGCGTCGCGGCTTGAGTGGGGGAGCACGTCGCTACCTGAGAGCGTGCGTACGTTCCGAGAACGCTGCTGGCGTGAACTGGTTCGCGACGAAGCGCACCGTGCCAATGGGATGCCCGACCGCCGCGAGGAGATGTTCATTTCCATCGCTCGGCTGCGCGCCACAGAGTTGAAGCCGTACGTTCGGCCAGAGATTCAGGACCCACAGGTCATCAGCGCCCTTCTTGAAGCATCGCTGCTCGATCAGTCGCCCGAGTCCGACAAGCTCTATGCACCGGCGCACGACGTGCTGGAGGACTGGGCCCTCCTTCAGTGGCTAGACGACGTCGCGTCGGCCGCAGAAGACCTGCCTGTGGCCCTCGCGGCAGCAGTCGGCGGTCTCCCCGCGATGCGGCGGGGGCTCAGGCGCTGGCTCGCCGAACGCTTAGACGTGGACCCGGTCGGCGGTCGAGACCTCGTGCTCGAGGTGAGTAGGCGCACGGATGTGCCGCAGCATTTCCGGGACGACTGCATCGTCGCAGTTCTACTCTCTGGCGTCGCCACAGCGTTCATCGAGGGATGCCGTCAGCGCGTGGTTTCTGGTGACGCGGCGCTTTTGCGGCAGGTAATTCACCTGCTGCGTGTAGCTTGCAAGACCGTCCCGTCGTGGCTTCCACGCGGAGGGCTACCCTCGGCGCTGCTCGTTCCGACTGGTCCCGCGTGGCCGCTCGTGCTGGAGCTTGTCGCGCAGCACATGCCCACAGAGTTAAGCGAGGACGCCCTTCTCGCTCTCGGGCTCGCTGAGGACTGGGCACGGCAACTACGGCAGCTAGCGATCGGTTCGCCGGTTCCGGATGGTGCCGATGCGACCGGCCAGATCGTGTCGGCCTTGGTACCGCTGTTCGGTTTCTCCTGGAAAGACGACGCGCGCGAACGGGCGCTGAAGGTTCTTCTCGCTATCCCCACGCATGCGCCGGCATTTGACAATTTGGTTCGGCGGGCATTGGCTGGCGACCGCGATGATCGCACGGCACAGGAGTTCGGCGATCTGGCGCTGTCCACTCTGTCGAGCGTCCACGTCGGCCGGGACTATCCGGACTTCGTGATCACGCTGCTCCGAGCGCGCTTGATGCTGACCGACGCCGATCGTAAGCAGTATGGCTACAGCCAGTTCGCACTTGGCGTGGATGAGTGCTTCGGCATGCACGAGCACGACCGGAATGAGTTCTTCCCGGCAAGCGCGCTTCAGGGCCCCTTCGGGGCTTTGTTCACGCATCACCCGAGGAAGGCGCTCGACTTCCTGCTCGAACTCTCGAATCACGCGGCCGAGTGGTATGGCGAGCGCAAGTGGCCGGGACATAACTTAGAGGAGGCGGAGCGCATCACTATAGACGTCCCGGGATATGGGCAGGTCGAGCAGTGGTTCCTTGGGCGGTTGTACGCGCTGTATCGCGGGATGACTGTCGGGCCGTACCCGCTGCAGTCGGCGCTTATGGCGCTGGAGGAATGGCTCCTGACAATTGCCACGTTCGAAAACGTGGACCTCGAGTCGTGGCTTCTACACATCCTCACTAGGGGTAACAGCGCACTCACGACGGCCGTGGTTGCGAGTGTGTGCGTGGCGCATCCGATGCGAGCGGGGAGGGCGGCCTTGGCTCTCTTGTCGAATCGAGACCTCTTCGAGTACGACCGGTCGCGCATGGCCGCCGAGGGGGCGAACTCGATCGAGTTCCTCGCCGGCCTCAATCCGGAGCACACGATCTACGAAGCCGAGCGCCGGGCAGCTAATATGCGCCCTCATCGATGCGAGGATCTTGAGGCCCTCGCGCTCAGATTGCAGCTCACGAAGTGGCGTGAAGACGTGTGGGCGATCATCGATAGGCACCGCGCCAAACTGGCCGACCAATCCCCCGAAGAGGCGAAGCTGTGGCGGCTGGCACTCCACCGCATGGATATGCGCGGCTTCCGGACTGTAAAGACACCCAATGCAACTGGCGGTGCCAAGGCCAATGAGCCAGCAGAGATTGTAGATCCGTCGGCCCAAGAGGATACGGGCGAACCTGCGTCAGCCCGCGAGGGCACCGACGCGCGCGTGTCCTTCTCTGAGAATCCTGTTGGGCCCGAAGCATCGGAGTCGACCGAGCGTGCTAAGGAGCAGCGCGTCTTCCTTGTGCCGGGAGAACTCGAGTCAGATCTCGAAGAGGTCGTTCAGGGAAGCCTGAAGCGACTGACAGGGGGCAACCGCCATGTCAAACTCAGGATGGCCGCGAAGAAGGCATGGGAGAACCGGCGTGGCTCAAAGGCTGCCGAGTGGCGCCCTCTCCTGGCCGAAGCGCGGGCTATCGCTGAGGACAATGAGGACATTGGCGCCTATGCGCGAGGCGCTCCCAGTATCGTTGCAGCCGCTTGTATACGCGACCGACTCGATGAGCTCGAGCCGGACGAGCGCGCTTGGTGCATTGCGCAAGTAACGCAGGAGCTGTCCAGAGCAACCAACGAACGCGATGAGATTCCGTCCCGGTTGCGCCTGTCCGACGCCGTCCGGGTTTCCGCAGCCGTCGTGCCCCTCTTGGTAGCTAAGGTGCCGACGCAGCTCCCTATCAATGCGACAGACCTTCTAGTGCAGGTGCTGACGGATCCCGCGCGCGAGGTGCTCGATCATGCGTATATGGGTGCAAGCGTGTTCCTTGGCCCCGAGCACATAGACCTCGCTTGGCGGTGCGCTGCGGCAGCCGCTCGCGAAGCAACTGTGCTGGAGGAGGTGGCAGCGGTAGCTCGGGAACACCATAGGTTGTTCAAGCCTGCGCCCGAGGTCGACGGGAGGCTGTTGGTCGCGGCGGCGGTTAGGCGCGCTGTCACTGGCAGTGTTGCAGAGGCGAAGACCGCTCTATTGACGCTACGCTTCGACACATGGCAGGGCCGGGCGGCGGCTATCCGAATGTGGGCTGTGATACTCGCCCGTTCAGAATCCGAGGAGGCACGGGCATTCGTGGCTAGGGCGGCAGCGTGGCTCGCTGAAACGTGGAGTGATGATCGTAGTGCTCTTAGGAGACGGAACCGGGACTTCCACGTCGAGCGCGATCTGTCTCGCTTGATCGCAAGGTTCGCGCTGAAATTGACCGATGATGCGACAGTTGTCGTCTGCTCACCACTGATTGCCCTGGCGGCGGCCGAGGGCCGTGAGGTCGCCACCTTCCTGGAGCACCTGATCTATGCGGCGGACGGAGGTGCTGGCGACAGCTTCTGGGCAGTGTGGCAGGCGATAGCGGACCGAGCAGCGTCCGCCAAGTGGGCGACTCGACTCGGGCGAGGTCGCCTACACGAGGAGCCGCTCATCAATCGCCTCTTCCTGCGTGTCGAGTGGACGGAGGGCACAAGCCATTGGGCACGTCTTGATAGCAACGCGCACCGCGTGCACGCTTTGGCGAATCGGCTGCCGGCTGCTGGCGTGGTCGCGGAGGCGTACCTGAGCTTCCTCTACGACATCGGACGCCAGGAGTTGCCAGGCGCGTTCAAGGTTGTGCACACGATGTTCAGGCGTGCGGAGAACACGAAGGCGATCTTCTCCGCTGGAGTGACGTATATCCTGGAGACGCTGCTCGGGCTCTTCGTGTACGGGCAGCCGCTTCGCTTGAAGCGGGATGCAGCGCTTCGGGAGGCAGTCCTAGCGCTTCTCGATCTCATGGTGGTTGCCGGCTCCTCGGCCGCATACCGCATGCGCGACGACTTCGTAACTCCCCTTCGCGAAGGGAGCGCATAG
- a CDS encoding IS701 family transposase, with translation MRAQVEAERDEVVLARRLAEEFERVAAWLEPHFRRREAHEAASLYVKALLSRAERKNTWGLAEAAGKPAPYCFQHLLLRARWDEQAVRDAVLAYARERLGEGGVLVVDETGFLKKGEKSAGVARQYSGTAGRIENCQVGVFLAYETPRGHALIDRELYLPEEWMQSRPRRQQAGVPDAVTFRTKTQLAHAMLLRAFDAGLRPSWVTGDEVYGRDGELRRFLEQRHQRYVLAVAANTYVWRGFMQVKAGRVVSELKSEDSWTRLSAGAGSKGPRLYDWALVRVNSHTGTLARWLLFRRSLADPTDVAHYVDGLQEARIPGHRSPRVP, from the coding sequence GTGAGGGCACAGGTCGAGGCCGAACGTGACGAGGTGGTCCTGGCAAGACGGCTGGCCGAGGAGTTCGAGCGAGTCGCCGCGTGGCTGGAACCGCACTTCCGCCGAAGAGAAGCGCACGAGGCAGCCAGCCTTTACGTGAAGGCGCTGCTCTCGCGAGCCGAGAGGAAGAATACGTGGGGCCTGGCCGAGGCGGCTGGCAAGCCCGCGCCGTACTGCTTCCAGCACCTGCTACTGCGAGCGAGGTGGGACGAGCAGGCGGTGCGCGATGCGGTGCTGGCCTACGCACGCGAGCGGCTTGGCGAGGGCGGCGTGCTGGTGGTTGATGAGACAGGCTTCTTGAAGAAGGGCGAGAAGTCGGCCGGCGTGGCACGCCAATACTCGGGCACCGCCGGGCGGATTGAGAATTGCCAGGTGGGAGTCTTCCTCGCCTACGAAACGCCCCGAGGCCACGCGCTGATAGACCGGGAGCTGTACCTGCCCGAGGAGTGGATGCAGAGCAGGCCCCGGCGCCAGCAGGCCGGTGTTCCGGACGCGGTGACCTTCCGCACCAAAACCCAACTGGCCCACGCCATGTTGCTGCGAGCCTTCGATGCAGGTTTGCGCCCCTCATGGGTGACGGGGGACGAGGTGTACGGGCGCGACGGCGAGCTGCGCCGCTTCTTGGAGCAGCGCCACCAGCGGTACGTACTGGCGGTGGCCGCCAACACCTACGTCTGGCGAGGCTTCATGCAGGTAAAGGCCGGCCGCGTGGTGTCCGAGCTGAAATCAGAGGACTCCTGGACGCGCCTGTCCGCGGGAGCCGGCAGCAAGGGCCCGCGCCTGTACGATTGGGCCCTGGTCCGGGTCAACTCGCATACCGGCACCCTGGCGCGCTGGCTGCTGTTCCGCAGAAGCCTCGCAGACCCAACCGACGTGGCGCACTATGTTGATGGTCTCCAGGAAGCGCGGATTCCTGGTCATCGGTCGCCCAGAGTTCCCTGA
- the istA gene encoding IS21 family transposase, protein MIDPEVRARIRRLHYAEHWPVGTIATQLGLHHDTVEAALEDAQVAPADRSTVKPTVLGPYTDFIDATLKAHPRLRATRLFHMVKARGYPGGYEQVKRYVRRVRPGPHAEAFLRRCTLPGEEAQVDWGSFGKVQVGRATRTLSCFVLVLGHSRAMYASFFLGQTMECFLQGHVQAFEALGGVPRSLLYDNLKSVVLERAGDAIRFHPRILEAAGHYHFAPKPCAPYRGNEKGKVERTIRYLRDSFFAARSFHGLDDLNRQLKRWVDEVAHQRRVPGDASGRTVAQALEEERPRLLPLPAHPLPTDVVRPASSGKTPYVRFDGNDYSIPDALVRRPLTLVASPTTVRMLDGAQQVASHVRSWDKGALVEDARHLAALAKKKAHAHELRGRDLLRARCPRADQMLQALADRGDNLGNHTVKLLALAERYGAAELDAALAETLKRGALGPASVAHVLDQRRRQKGAPPPLPLVLPDDPRVREQRVPQHSLNAYDALLGGDPEQAP, encoded by the coding sequence ATGATTGACCCCGAGGTACGCGCCCGCATTCGCCGACTGCACTACGCGGAGCACTGGCCGGTGGGCACCATCGCCACGCAGTTGGGCCTTCACCACGACACCGTGGAGGCCGCCCTCGAGGACGCGCAGGTGGCCCCTGCCGACAGGAGCACGGTGAAACCCACCGTGTTGGGCCCCTACACGGACTTCATCGACGCCACCCTCAAGGCCCACCCGCGCCTGAGGGCCACGCGCCTGTTTCACATGGTGAAGGCCCGTGGCTACCCGGGTGGCTACGAGCAGGTGAAGCGCTACGTGCGGCGGGTGCGCCCGGGTCCCCACGCCGAGGCCTTCCTGCGCCGCTGCACGCTGCCCGGAGAAGAGGCGCAGGTGGACTGGGGCAGCTTCGGCAAGGTGCAGGTAGGGCGGGCCACCCGGACGCTCTCCTGCTTCGTGCTGGTGCTGGGCCACTCGCGCGCCATGTACGCCAGCTTCTTCCTGGGCCAGACGATGGAGTGCTTTCTCCAGGGCCACGTCCAGGCTTTCGAGGCGCTGGGCGGCGTGCCTCGCAGCCTTCTCTACGACAACCTGAAGTCCGTCGTGCTGGAGCGGGCCGGAGACGCCATTCGCTTCCACCCGCGCATTCTGGAGGCCGCCGGGCATTACCACTTCGCGCCCAAGCCCTGCGCTCCCTACCGCGGCAATGAGAAGGGCAAGGTGGAGCGCACCATCCGCTACCTGCGCGACTCCTTCTTCGCCGCGCGCAGCTTCCACGGGCTGGACGACCTCAACCGGCAGCTGAAGCGTTGGGTAGACGAGGTGGCCCACCAGCGCCGGGTGCCCGGCGACGCCTCGGGCCGCACGGTGGCGCAGGCCCTGGAAGAGGAGCGCCCCCGCCTGCTGCCGCTGCCCGCCCACCCACTGCCCACCGACGTGGTGCGCCCCGCCTCCTCTGGCAAGACGCCCTACGTGCGCTTCGACGGCAACGACTACTCGATTCCGGATGCCCTGGTCCGCCGTCCCCTCACGCTGGTGGCCTCCCCCACCACGGTGCGCATGCTCGACGGCGCCCAGCAGGTCGCCTCGCACGTGCGCAGTTGGGACAAGGGCGCCCTCGTCGAGGACGCGCGGCACCTGGCCGCGCTGGCGAAGAAGAAGGCCCATGCCCACGAGCTGCGCGGCCGGGACTTGCTGCGCGCCCGCTGCCCACGCGCCGACCAGATGCTCCAGGCGCTCGCCGACCGCGGTGACAACCTCGGCAACCACACCGTGAAGCTGCTGGCGCTGGCGGAGCGCTACGGCGCCGCGGAACTGGATGCCGCCCTGGCCGAGACGCTCAAGCGCGGCGCACTCGGGCCCGCCTCCGTCGCTCACGTCCTCGACCAGAGACGCCGCCAGAAGGGGGCGCCTCCGCCGCTGCCCCTGGTACTGCCAGATGACCCGCGCGTGCGCGAGCAGCGCGTCCCCCAGCATTCTCTCAACGCCTACGACGCCCTCCTCGGGGGCGACCCGGAGCAAGCACCATGA
- the istB gene encoding IS21-like element helper ATPase IstB translates to MMPLKERLTALGLSHTSDALDDLIAMATKRRWGPTELLEAIAEEETKDRARRSVERRLSRSKLGALRTMADFDWGWPKRIDRTAVESALALDFMARPANVVLVAPQGLGKTMIAQNIAYNAVQAGHSVLFTTASQLLLDLGSQDSARALDRRLKHYCTQAGLLVIDEIGYLSYDARNADLLFQVVSRRYEKKPIVLTTNLPFSEWTTIFPNAACAIALIDRVIHHASIISIEGDSYRRRVAEESRAERKAKKG, encoded by the coding sequence ATGATGCCCCTGAAAGAACGTCTCACCGCCCTTGGCCTGAGCCACACCAGCGACGCACTCGATGACCTCATTGCCATGGCCACCAAGCGCAGGTGGGGGCCGACGGAGCTGCTAGAGGCCATTGCCGAGGAAGAGACGAAGGACCGAGCCCGTCGCAGCGTGGAGCGGCGTCTGTCGCGCAGCAAGCTCGGCGCGCTCAGGACGATGGCTGACTTCGATTGGGGCTGGCCCAAGCGAATTGACAGGACGGCCGTCGAGAGCGCCCTGGCCCTCGACTTCATGGCCCGCCCCGCCAACGTCGTCCTCGTCGCGCCCCAGGGCCTGGGCAAGACGATGATTGCCCAGAACATCGCTTACAACGCCGTGCAGGCCGGCCACTCCGTCCTCTTCACCACCGCGTCCCAGCTGCTGCTCGACCTCGGTAGCCAGGACTCCGCCAGGGCCCTCGACAGGCGACTGAAGCACTACTGCACCCAGGCGGGCCTGCTCGTCATCGACGAGATTGGCTACCTCTCCTACGACGCCCGGAACGCGGACCTGCTCTTCCAGGTGGTGTCGCGCAGGTATGAGAAAAAGCCGATTGTCCTGACGACAAACCTCCCGTTTTCGGAATGGACCACCATCTTCCCCAACGCCGCGTGCGCCATTGCGCTCATCGACCGCGTCATCCACCACGCCAGCATCATCAGCATTGAGGGCGACAGCTACCGCCGACGCGTGGCCGAGGAGTCCCGCGCCGAGCGCAAGGCCAAGAAGGGCTGA